From one Rhodamnia argentea isolate NSW1041297 chromosome 1, ASM2092103v1, whole genome shotgun sequence genomic stretch:
- the LOC115753667 gene encoding acyl carrier protein 1, chloroplastic-like, whose amino-acid sequence MASFTGTTARVSCALKQGQVPSSKISNVRSVSLPIGGRSFPSLKARRFQVFCAAKPETVNKVCQIVRKQLALPDDATVTGDSKFANLGADSLDTVEIVMGLEEEFGISVEEESAQSITTVQEAADMIEKLIGKK is encoded by the exons ATGGCCTCCTTCACCGGAACAACGGCTCGCGTTTCGTGCGCTTTGAAGCAGGGGCAG GTACCTAGCTCCAAGATATCTAATGTCAGGTCTGTTTCCCTCCCTATTGGTGGCAGAAGTTTTCCTTCTCTTAAAGCTCGCCGCTTCCAGGTTTTCTGTGCG GCTAAACCAGAGACAGTGAATAAAGTGTGCCAAATAGTAAGGAAGCAGCTAGCTTTACCAGATGATGCTACTGTGACTGGAGACTCAAAATTTGCTAACCTGGGAGCTGATTCTCTGGACACT GTGGAGATTGTGATGGGACTTGAGGAGGAATTTGGGATTAGCGTGGAGGAAGAAAGTGCTCAGAGTATCACTACTGTCCAGGAAGCTGCGGACATGATCGAAAAGCTAATTGGGAAGAAGTGA
- the LOC115753660 gene encoding serine/threonine-protein kinase RUNKEL gives MNHYHIYEAIGRGKHSTVYKGRKKKTIEYFAVKSVDKSQKSKVLQEVRILHSLDHQNVLKFYSWYETSAHLWLVLEYCVGGDLITLLRQDGQLPEDSIHDLAADLVKALQYIHSQGIIYCDLKPSNILLDENGHTKLCDFGLARKLSDISKTPSASLPQAKRGTPYYMAPELFEDGGIHSYASDFWALGCVLYECYTGRPPFLGQEFTQLVRSILTDPTPPLPGTPSRPFVNLINSLLIKDPAERIKWSELCGHAFWRAKCPPVPLPPQPAFDSMIEPHTKPCLSEFNGERSVQNKTPPRHREKDAKVGLRRDENSIIGPKVHETPVKAALSGRKNHAKTSGKGGEEKHKDNSSGTRALNLLRLSRIAKSNLQKENEKENYRRPLPSGAENDSEVKIENTDMELDFNENTEEDTQEELDGSDIPSPAMRSSNENLNHEGQVEEMDIDEKVEPVAASDLPLSDESKTLEQESYSELTQVVATPPSVSPLPKGQRAKESLGSTHESDSAKSASNIVQVFWHQSDLSVRPVMPSRKSDRTSEVMPSLPFEALQASDFVRMSKGQLDALNSKILTILSGSTGTGEKQNVIKYLEMLSSYPDAANILTNGPIMLMLIKMLRQSKAYVLRVQLASLIGLLIRHCTYIDDDLSNSGILGSLTDSLGDRQEKVRRFSMAALGELLFYISTQSEQKENMPSESPSKDNRSTITSNWQVPNSLISLVTSILRKGEDDMTQLYALRTIENICSQGGYWAARFTSQDVINNLCYIYKASGKPESMRFTAGSCLVRLVRFNPPSIQSVIGKLSCKEITSSLVKGGPREQQICLNLLIMTMTKSNMLTNSGRHLLPVAEDKNLVLCLISLIEQGPEVMRGKALILVALLCKNSRRWLFQLFCNLRLISIVDRLTKEKDSFVQQCLNASVHVVASTVPNLLDTLMADIQQMMGGRRHGPMSPLTGRAAQKTNIHLFPVILNLLGSPYFKHKVATHQVRHQLANIIKLMESPFQGRDDFQLTVLRVVECITEESSWILESSDIFIRGILPSLAVLYKGNKDGDARFLSLKILFDVMVVFLNECSELGHKLEDLKSISNAQFLPLYPTLIEDEDPIPMYAQKLLLMLIEFNLIKIPDILQPKTVSHCFRFLLGDLSSANVNDVKLCVALASAPEMDPKLLSQLKVVRRIGNLLEFVHVKDMEDFLEPTLGLCKAFLLRSLGSRISSRYTQEPTLLDESSSEAASTIRDITDFGGNAGVFLELSGSRDRNNADVASECMVLLLKAAPREGAAGFLTNLSKVSAVLESWQKGTPSLLVQRMLHSLGYSCRQYLLHRMILSVCTSEIAKIEGIVSEIKYSGAAALASAATLVISELGRLPHCG, from the exons ATGAACCACTACCACATCTACGAGGCCATCGGCCGCGGCAAGCACTCG ACCGTTTACaaggggaggaagaagaagacgatcgAGTACTTCGCGGTCAAGAGCGTCGACAAGTCCCAGAAGAGCAAGGTCCTTCAGGAG GTTAGGATACTTCATTCTCTTGATCATCAGAATGTCCTGAAGTTCTATTCTTG GTATGAAACTTCAGCACACCTTTGGTTAGTCTTGGAGTACTGTGTCGGAGGAGATCTGATTACCTTATTGCGGCAG GATGGTCAATTACCTGAAGATTCAATTCATGACCTTGCTGCTGATCTTGTCAAAGCATTGCA GTACATCCATTCTCAAGGAATCATTTACTGCGATCTAAAACCATCAAACATTCTTTTGGACGAAAATGGACATACAAAG TTATGTGACTTTGGACTGGCAAGAAAGTTGAGTGATATATCTAAAACTCCTTCTGCTTCG CTGCCACAAGCAAAACGCGGAACACCATATTATATGGCTCCTGAGCTTTTTGAAGACGGAGGCATCCATTCTTATGCTTCAGATTTTTGGGCTCTTGGTTGTGTACTTTATGAGTGCTACACAGGGAGGCCTCCATTTCTGGGACAAGAATTTACTCAGCTCGTGAGATCCATTCTGACAGATCCGACTCCTCCACTACCGGGAACTCCAAGTCgtccttttgtcaatttaatcaacTCTCTCCTTATAAAAGATCCAGCAGAACGAATAAAGTGGTCAGAGCTCTGTGGACATGCTTTTTGGAGAGCAAAGTGTCCTCCTGTGCCTTTACCTCCTCAGCCTGCTTTTGATAGCATGATTGAACCTCACACTAAGCCATGCCTCTCAGAGTTCAATGGTGAAAGATCTGTCCAGAATAAGACACCTCCAAGGCATCGTGAAAAAGATGCTAAAGTGGGTTTGCGACGGGATGAGAACTCCATTATTGGGCCCAAAGTTCATGAGACGCCTGTAAAGGCAGCTCTGAGCGGCCGGAAAAACCATGCAAAGACTTCTGGCAAAGGCGGTGAAGAGAAACACAAAGATAATTCCAGTGGTACAAGAGCCTTGAATCTATTAAGGCTCTCTAGAATTGCAAAATCAAACTTGCAGAAAGAGAACGAGAAAGAGAACTACCGCAGGCCTTTGCCTAGCGGTGCTGAGAACGATTCTGAGGTTAAAATTGAGAACACAGACATGGAACTTGACTTTAATGAAAATACAGAAGAGGATACACAAGAAGAACTGGATGGCTCTGATATACCTTCTCCTGCCATGAGATCATCAAATGAAAACCTGAATCATGAGGGACAGGTGGAAGAAATGGATATTGATGAAAAAGTCGAGCCTGTAGCTGCTTCTGATTTGCCTCTTTCAGATGAATCAAAGACATTGGAGCAAGAATCTTATTCAGAACTCACTCAAGTTGTAGCTACCCCACCCAGTGTCAGTCCTCTGCCCAAAGGACAGAGGGCAAAAGAAAGTTTGGGTTCTACTCATGAATCTGATTCTGCAAAATCAGCTAGCAATATAGTACAAGTATTTTGGCATCAATCTGATCTTTCAGTGAGACCCGTAATGCCCAGTAGAAAATCTGATAGAACATCTGAGGTAATGCCTTCTCTACCATTTGAGGCACTGCAAGCATCTGATTTTGTAAGAATGTCGAAAGGACAGCTTGATGCACTCAACAGCAAAATCCTAACGATTTTGAGTGGAAGTACTGGCACAGGGGAGAAGCAGAATGTAATCAAGTATCTGGAGATGTTGAGCAGCTATCCAGATGCAGCTAATATCTTGACCAATGGGCCCATCATGCTAATGCTTATTAAAATGCTACGGCAATCGAAAGCTTATGTCTTGCGAGTTCAACTTGCCTCACTGATTGGTCTATTAATAAGGCACTGCACTTACATTGATGATGATTTGTCAAATTCTGGGATCCTGGGTTCACTTACTGATAGCCTTGGTGACAGGCAGGAAAAAGTGAGGAGGTTTTCCATGGCTGCATTGGGCGAGTTGCTTTTCTACATATCCACTCAGAgtgagcaaaaagaaaacatgcCCTCAGAATCTCCATCAAAGGACAACCGATCCACGATCACATCTAACTGGCAG GTTCCGAATTCCTTAATTTCACTCGTGACATCAATTCTTAGAAAAGGAGAGGACGATATGACCCAACTTTATGCGTTGAGGACAATAGAAAATATCTGCAGTCAGGGAGGGTACTGGGCAGCTCGATTCACCAGCCAGGATGTGATTAATAACCTATGCTATATATATAAAGCTTCAGGGAAACCGGAAAGCATGAGGTTCACAGCAGGATCTTGTCTGGTTCGTCTAGTTCGTTTTAATCCTCCAAGCATTCAATCCGTTATAGGGAAACTTTCTTGCAAGGAAATAACATCTTCCCTTGTCAAGGGTGGGCCACGGGAACAACAGATCTGCTTAAATCTTCTGATCATGACCATGACAAAGAGCAACATGCTGACAAATAGTGGTCGGCACCTTCTTCCAGTTGCAGAAGACAAAAACCTCGTGCTTTGTCTAATCTCTTTGATTGAGCAAGGACCTGAAGTTATGAGGGGAAAAGCACTCATCCTTGTGGCTCTTCTCTGTAAAAACAGCAGGAGATGGTTGTTTCAGCTCTTTTGCAACCTGAGGTTGATCTCCATAGTAGACAGactgacaaaagaaaaggacagctTTGTTCAGCAGTGCCTAAATGCATCTGTGCATGTTGTGGCATCAACCGTACCAAATTTGCTGGATACTCTTATGGCAGATATTCAACAAATGATGGGGGGAAGGCGTCATGGTCCCATGTCCCCCCTTACTGGTCGAGCTGCACAAAAGACGAACATTCATCTGTTTCCAGTTATCCTTAATCTTCTAGGAAGCCCATACTTTAAGCACAAGGTGGCAACACATCAGGTTCGACATCAGCTGGCAAACATAATCAAACTTATGGAGAGCCCATTTCAA GGAAGAGACGATTTCCAGTTAACAGTTCTTCGAGTTGTTGAGTGCATCACAGAGGAGTCATCCTGGATTCTTGAAAGCTCTGATATATTCATCCGTGGGATTCTGCCGAGTCTGGCTGTATTGTATAAGGGCAACAAGGATGGTGATGCCAGGTTTCTCTCGCTAAAGATTCTGTTCGATGTGATGGTTGTTTTCCTAAATGAATGCTCAGAGTTAGGGCATAAGCTCGAAGACTTGAAATCCATATCCAATGCGCAATTTCTCCCTCTTTACCCAACCTTGATTGAGGATGAGGACCCAATACCGATGTATGCGCAGAAGCTACTCCTGATGCTCATAGAGTTCAACCTGATTAAAATTCCTGATATTCTACAACCAAAGACTGTCAGTCACTGCTTCAGATTTTTGCTTGGTGATCTGTCCAGTGCAAATGTGAATGATGTCAAGCTGTGTGTGGCTCTGGCATCGGCACCAGAAATGGATCCCAAGTTGCTTTCTCAACTGAAAGTAGTTCGGAGGATTGGAAACCTTCTGGAGTTTGTGCATGTGAAGGATATGGAAGATTTTCTCGAACCGACGCTTGGCCTGTGCAAAGCTTTCCTTTTACGATCACTAGGTTCTAGGATAAGTTCCAGGTACACACAAGAGCCAACCCTACTTGATGAAAGTTCTTCTGAGGCAGCGAGTACCATAAGAGACATAACTGACTTTGGTGGCAATGCCGGTGTTTTCCTGGAATTGAGTGGGTCTCGTGACAGAAACAATGCCGATGTTGCTTCTGAATGCATGGTTTTATTACTGAAGGCGGCCCCGAGGGAAGGTGCTGCCGGTTTTCTTACTAATCTTTCAAAGGTGAGTGCGGTTCTTGAGTCTTGGCAAAAGGGCACTCCTTCTCTACTGGTACAGCGAATGCTGCATTCTCTCGGTTACTCCTGTAGGCAATATTTGCTGCACAGAATGATTTTGTCAGTGTGCACGTCCGAGATCGCGAAGATTGAAGGCATCGTTTCTGAGATAAAATATTCTGGTGCTGCTGCTTTAGCCAGTGCTGCCACACTGGTAATCTCGGAACTGGGGCGGCTCCCTCATTGTGGTTAG
- the LOC115753666 gene encoding vesicle-associated protein 2-2-like — MAEELLEIRPQELKFVFEVRKQSSCSIQLGNKTDQYVAFKVKTTSPKKYCVRPNIGIIKPNGASDFTVTMQAPQVAPPVLQCRDKFLIQGTIVPFGTSEEDITVDMFDKESGKYIEERKIKVVLASPVESPSLLPVSGEWKQDSLSETTIPKYVSPAGVENVSSPLRDPGGLDVSEDFKELQSKLSLVDSKLKEAELTISRLTEERSLRNRERDALKREVEMLRKTGGRAIQVGFPFLYVCMVALVAFAVGYIVQP, encoded by the exons TTGAGGTGAGGAAACAAAGCTCATGCTCGATTCAACTGGGAAATAAGACTGATCAGTATGTTGCTTTCAAG GTTAAGACTACATCTCCGAAGAAATACTGTGTGCGACCAAATATAGGCATCATCAAGCCAAATGGAGCATCTGATTTCACAG TTACCATGCAAGCACCGCAGGTAGCTCCACCTGTCCTGCAGTGTAGAGACAAGTTTCTAATACAGGGCACTATTGTCCCTTTTGGGACAAGTGAAGAGGACATTACCGTTGACATG tTTGATAAAGAAAGTGGTAAATACATTGAGGAGAGGAAGATAAAAGTAGTCCTCGCCAGTCCTGTGGAATCGCCATCATTGCTGCCAGTTAGTGGAGAGTGGAAGCAAGATTCATTATCCGAGACTACCATCCCAAAGTATGTCTCACCTGCTGGAGTTGAAAATGTATCATCTCCTCTCAGG GATCCTGGTGGGTTGGATGTGTCAGAGGATTTTAAGGAGTTACAATCAAAACTCAGCTTGGTGGATTCAAAGTTAAAAGAG GCTGAACTTACAATCAGTAGATTAACAGAGGAGAGAAGTTTGCGGAATCGGGAGAGGGATGCACTTAAGCGTGAAGTG GAGATGTTGAGGAAGACAGGTGGTAGAGCAATTCAAGTGGGATTTCCTTTCCTGTATGTTTGTATGGTCGCTCTTGTCGCCTTTGCAGTTGGGTACATAGTCCAGCCATAA